In Methanobrevibacter millerae, the genomic window GTCGGCACAGGGTCGGCTTGGATGAATTGGCTCGCTTATAACACAGGTATGGCAAGGTTGCTCTGGTCTGGAATATATTAAACTGGGTTGTCCATTAAAATTTATATACTTAACAAAAAGATATTTAATATCATGAATTATGTAGAAGAAGCAGTACAATTATTTGAAGATGGTTATGTGTGTTCACAAGCTGTCTTAGGGGTATTTTGTGAAGAGTTTGGACTTTCAAGAGAACAGGCATTTAAAATCAGCATGTCATTTGGGGGCGGTATGCGTAAAGGAGAAGTTTGTGGAGCTTGCACTGGTGCTATAATGGCATTAGGTTTGAGATATGGTGAAAATAAAAGTAAAAGCGATGAAATGTGTGTGAAATTCTTAGATAGTTTTGAAAAAGAAAATGGATCATATATTTGCCGAGATTTACTTGATTGTGACATTCGAACTGAAGAAGGGATTAAATATGCAATTGATAACAATCTCTTCAAAGAAATCTGTCCAAAAATGGTTGAATCTGCAGTAAAGATTGCCCAAGAATTAATTTTATAAAAAATAGAAAATTATTCAGTTACTATTTTATTTAATTCTTTTTTAATGATTTCGACACATTGTTCTGATTCGTTATCTAAACGGAAAGGGTCTTTAGCAGATACTTTTTCATCTTTTAATATTTCTTCAACGTTAATTGTTTTATAAATATCAATTCCACGATTTTCAAGTATTTTAGTGACACAATTTCCCTGACACCCGCAAATGGATATTATTGGAAATTTTTTAAGCATTTCATCATTAGTTCCTTCAATATCTGCTGATGTTGAACCCATACATATTGAAATCACATTTTCATTCTCTTTTTTACAATCTCCTGTTGCAACACGGGATACTAATCCATTTGGACTCATACCATTACATGGTGCTAAAGCATATTTCTTTGGCATGTAATT contains:
- a CDS encoding C-GCAxxG-C-C family protein → MNYVEEAVQLFEDGYVCSQAVLGVFCEEFGLSREQAFKISMSFGGGMRKGEVCGACTGAIMALGLRYGENKSKSDEMCVKFLDSFEKENGSYICRDLLDCDIRTEEGIKYAIDNNLFKEICPKMVESAVKIAQELIL
- a CDS encoding putative zinc-binding protein, with product MPKKYALAPCNGMSPNGLVSRVATGDCKKENENVISICMGSTSADIEGTNDEMLKKFPIISICGCQGNCVTKILENRGIDIYKTINVEEILKDEKVSAKDPFRLDNESEQCVEIIKKELNKIVTE